In bacterium, a single window of DNA contains:
- the pyrD gene encoding Dihydroorotate dehydrogenase B (NAD(+)), catalytic subunit, with translation MLATSFGSLALANPLVAASGCYGYGSEYADLVPLTAFGAIVSKGISPEPRVGNPIPRLAEVAGHGLLNSIGLQNPGIDGFLTGKWPLIADAGVPVLVNVIGYSMRDYVTVIERLEHLPLAGWELNVSCPNVDKGGIEIGAEAASVAEVTRLCCAATSKPVVVKLSPNQGDPRPFAEAALTAGAMGLTIANTYLGMSVDIHRRTSRLGRDHAGLSGPGIKPITLRMVHQVWQAFHCPIMASGGIYKWEDAVEYLIVGASALALGTVNFVDPQRVVTVREGLERFLEVENCSLGELRGSYRSPQEVQAALAARLEASAE, from the coding sequence ATGCTCGCGACGTCGTTCGGCTCCCTCGCACTCGCCAATCCCCTGGTAGCCGCCTCGGGGTGCTATGGCTACGGCAGCGAGTACGCCGACCTCGTACCGCTGACTGCGTTCGGGGCGATAGTGTCGAAGGGGATCTCGCCGGAGCCCCGGGTCGGGAACCCGATTCCCCGACTGGCGGAAGTGGCGGGGCATGGACTGTTGAACTCCATCGGGCTGCAGAACCCCGGCATCGATGGCTTCCTCACCGGCAAGTGGCCGCTCATTGCCGATGCGGGGGTCCCGGTGCTGGTGAATGTCATCGGGTATTCCATGCGGGACTACGTCACGGTAATCGAACGGCTGGAGCATCTCCCCCTGGCGGGGTGGGAACTGAATGTGTCCTGCCCGAATGTCGACAAGGGGGGGATCGAAATCGGTGCGGAAGCCGCCAGTGTCGCGGAAGTGACCCGGCTCTGCTGCGCCGCGACCTCGAAGCCGGTCGTGGTGAAGCTCTCCCCCAACCAGGGCGACCCCCGTCCGTTCGCCGAGGCGGCCCTGACCGCCGGAGCGATGGGCCTGACCATCGCCAACACGTATCTGGGGATGTCGGTGGACATCCACCGTCGCACGAGCCGTCTGGGACGGGACCATGCGGGGCTGTCGGGACCGGGCATCAAGCCCATTACGCTCCGGATGGTGCATCAGGTCTGGCAGGCCTTTCACTGTCCGATCATGGCATCCGGCGGCATCTACAAGTGGGAAGACGCGGTTGAGTACCTGATAGTGGGGGCGAGTGCCCTGGCCCTGGGGACCGTGAATTTCGTGGATCCCCAGCGTGTGGTAACTGTCCGGGAGGGGCTGGAGCGGTTCCTGGAAGTGGAGAACTGCAGCCTCGGGGAACTGCGCGGGTCCTATCGGTCGCCGCAGGAAGTCCAGGCGGCCCTGGCCGCCCGGCTGGAAGCCTCGGCTGAGTAG
- the ahcY gene encoding Adenosylhomocysteinase yields MPTLTSDITNPALASKGLDRIEWAFREMPVLQQILARFEKDQPLKGLRMACCLHVTTETANLARVLKAGGAEVALCASNPLSTQDDVCASLVQDFGILVFARHGADRDQYYRHINGALDIEPHLTMDDGADTVTVVHTERRNLLETIIGGTEETTTGVIRLRQMAAEGALAYPIVAVNDALTKHLFDNRYGTGQSTIDGLLRATNILLAGKTFVVAGYGWCGRGVASRAKGLGAHVVVTEINPVRALEATLDGFQVMTMEEAAPLADFVVTLTGNRDIIDNRHIPLLKNGCIVANSGHFDNEIDIPALRAASTNERLVRGGIMQEFTMQDGRLIYLVGEGRLVNLAAAEGHPAAVMDMSFANQALCSAYMAKEYQTLDKTVYSVPEAIDAEIATLKLASMGIDIDKLTPAQVEYLHSWQHGT; encoded by the coding sequence ATGCCGACTCTGACCTCGGACATCACCAATCCCGCCCTCGCCAGTAAGGGGCTGGACCGCATCGAATGGGCGTTTCGCGAAATGCCGGTGCTCCAGCAGATCCTGGCCCGGTTTGAGAAGGATCAGCCACTCAAAGGGCTGCGGATGGCCTGCTGCCTTCATGTCACCACGGAGACCGCGAATCTCGCCCGGGTGCTGAAGGCGGGGGGCGCGGAAGTCGCCCTCTGCGCTTCCAATCCTCTTTCGACTCAGGATGATGTCTGCGCCAGCCTGGTGCAGGACTTCGGCATCCTGGTCTTTGCCCGACACGGCGCGGATCGTGATCAGTACTACCGGCACATCAATGGCGCGCTGGACATTGAGCCCCACCTGACGATGGATGACGGTGCAGACACGGTCACCGTGGTCCACACGGAGCGTCGGAATCTCCTGGAGACCATCATCGGTGGCACGGAAGAAACCACCACCGGCGTCATACGGCTCCGGCAGATGGCAGCCGAAGGCGCCCTCGCCTACCCCATCGTGGCGGTGAACGATGCCCTCACCAAGCATCTCTTTGACAACCGCTATGGCACCGGACAGAGCACCATCGATGGACTGCTGCGGGCGACCAACATCCTGCTGGCGGGCAAGACGTTTGTCGTGGCTGGCTACGGCTGGTGCGGACGCGGGGTGGCGAGCCGGGCGAAGGGCCTCGGCGCGCATGTGGTCGTGACCGAGATCAACCCGGTCCGGGCGCTGGAGGCAACCCTCGATGGCTTCCAGGTGATGACCATGGAGGAGGCCGCTCCGCTGGCGGATTTCGTGGTGACCCTCACCGGGAATCGCGACATCATCGACAACCGGCACATCCCGTTGCTGAAGAATGGCTGCATCGTTGCCAACTCCGGGCATTTCGACAACGAGATCGATATCCCGGCGCTCCGCGCAGCCTCCACCAACGAGCGGCTGGTCCGGGGCGGCATCATGCAGGAGTTCACCATGCAGGATGGCCGGCTGATCTATCTGGTCGGCGAAGGACGGCTGGTGAATCTCGCGGCGGCTGAGGGCCATCCGGCGGCAGTCATGGATATGTCCTTCGCGAATCAGGCGCTCTGCTCTGCCTACATGGCGAAGGAGTATCAGACGCTGGACAAGACGGTTTACTCCGTACCGGAAGCTATCGATGCCGAAATCGCCACGCTCAAGCTCGCGAGCATGGGGATCGATATCGACAAGCTGACACCGGCCCAGGTGGAGTACCTTCACTCCTGGCAGCACGGCACCTAG
- the kdpB_1 gene encoding Potassium-transporting ATPase ATP-binding subunit, translating to MNGNLPTDAAPQTGADGLTSDEASARLLRYGPNAIVESVATPWKDSLKAALRDPMLWFLAATALLYFLIGDQREAIILLVAFIPIIFMDLLLSWRTHASTAGLRSLLASTARVRRDGQVREIPATGLVPGDVVLLQAPDSVPADGTLWQADALQIDESMLTGEALPVAKSADIATGGTQCFAGTRLLAGSGEMLVTATGARTRYGGIVRLVQTHQEERTPLQRAMDRLLGQLTVIAGGLCVLLFVAQLLYGQSWQTALLSAVTLAIAALPEEFPVVFSAFLGVGVLRLAKQHALVRRLVAVEHIGRVDCIATDKTGTITTGLLSLEHLVPAADVSAELLLSQAVLATGAYRDDPLDRALLEGAAARQLPLPDFPAGTYLPYTETSRRATFLAAGLTPLAVTKGAPETILQLCALPFDEQARWLEQTEALGATGHKVIGVAAQELPAHQQTAPESGYRWLGLLAFEDPIRPEVPAAIAACQSAGVQVIMVTGDFPATAHAIAVQAGVAPPGSAVVTGDEIDAGADQWTDAALRSLRIVARATPAQKLTLVQRLRAMNRRVAVSGDGINDAPALRAADVGIAMGSRGAQATRDVAALVLLDDNFATIVAAIGEAQRLYANLRRAFAYLLLIHAPLVLVAALLPLAGQPALLLPVHIVWLELVIHPTALLAFQGHSDGRPRLDPAAIATFFTTSELWSLGATGLMTTSGLCLWVIAQRASGLLDPGLLHGVIVASLICISTWAAIVQGALGSAAGRWIVGLALASGVLLMQWPTSASILAVAPLPWPWWVVVFGGAGMAVGGSSRLLQLLSRAVRR from the coding sequence GTGAACGGGAATCTTCCCACTGACGCCGCCCCCCAGACAGGAGCGGACGGTCTCACCAGCGATGAAGCATCGGCACGTTTGCTCCGCTATGGACCGAACGCGATTGTGGAGTCGGTCGCAACCCCCTGGAAGGACTCCCTGAAAGCAGCCCTCCGGGATCCGATGCTCTGGTTTCTCGCCGCAACAGCCCTGCTCTACTTCCTCATTGGCGACCAGCGCGAGGCCATCATCCTGCTGGTGGCCTTCATCCCCATCATCTTTATGGACCTGCTGCTGAGCTGGCGGACGCACGCCAGTACTGCCGGACTCCGGAGTCTGCTCGCCTCGACCGCACGGGTGCGTCGCGATGGACAGGTCCGCGAGATCCCGGCGACTGGGCTGGTGCCGGGGGATGTCGTGCTCCTGCAAGCCCCGGATTCGGTTCCCGCAGATGGCACGCTCTGGCAGGCGGATGCCCTCCAGATCGATGAGTCGATGCTCACCGGTGAAGCCCTCCCGGTGGCCAAGAGTGCGGACATCGCGACGGGCGGCACACAGTGCTTCGCTGGTACCCGACTCCTGGCGGGGTCCGGGGAGATGCTGGTCACCGCCACCGGAGCCCGCACCCGCTACGGCGGGATTGTCCGGCTCGTCCAGACGCATCAGGAGGAACGGACACCTCTCCAGCGCGCGATGGACCGCCTATTGGGGCAACTCACGGTCATAGCCGGCGGGCTGTGTGTCCTGCTGTTCGTCGCCCAGCTCCTCTATGGCCAGTCCTGGCAGACCGCCCTGCTGAGTGCTGTCACGCTGGCGATAGCCGCACTGCCTGAAGAGTTTCCCGTCGTCTTCTCGGCGTTTCTTGGCGTTGGCGTGCTGCGACTGGCGAAGCAACATGCTCTGGTCCGACGACTTGTGGCGGTCGAGCACATCGGACGGGTCGACTGCATCGCGACCGACAAGACGGGCACGATCACCACCGGACTCCTGAGTCTGGAGCATCTCGTCCCTGCCGCCGATGTCAGCGCTGAACTCTTGTTATCTCAGGCCGTCCTGGCGACCGGGGCGTATCGGGACGACCCCCTCGATCGCGCCCTTCTGGAAGGGGCTGCTGCACGCCAGCTCCCGCTGCCGGACTTCCCAGCGGGGACCTACCTGCCTTACACCGAAACCAGTCGACGCGCGACTTTTCTGGCAGCCGGGCTCACGCCGCTGGCGGTGACGAAAGGCGCGCCGGAGACCATCCTGCAACTCTGTGCCCTGCCATTCGACGAGCAGGCTCGCTGGCTGGAGCAGACAGAGGCCCTGGGGGCGACCGGTCATAAAGTCATTGGAGTCGCCGCGCAGGAATTGCCAGCGCACCAGCAGACTGCCCCAGAGTCTGGCTATCGATGGCTCGGCCTGCTCGCGTTCGAAGACCCCATTCGACCGGAAGTGCCAGCCGCTATTGCGGCCTGTCAGTCGGCAGGCGTGCAGGTGATCATGGTGACCGGTGATTTCCCGGCCACCGCCCACGCCATCGCTGTACAGGCTGGAGTCGCGCCTCCCGGATCAGCGGTGGTGACCGGGGACGAGATCGATGCCGGGGCGGACCAGTGGACCGATGCTGCGTTGCGGTCGCTCCGGATCGTAGCCCGGGCGACCCCGGCGCAAAAGCTGACGCTGGTCCAGCGGCTCAGGGCCATGAATCGGCGGGTTGCAGTCAGCGGCGATGGGATCAACGATGCCCCGGCGCTCCGTGCGGCTGATGTCGGCATTGCGATGGGCTCCAGGGGGGCGCAGGCGACCCGCGATGTCGCCGCCCTGGTGTTGCTCGATGACAACTTCGCCACCATCGTCGCCGCCATAGGAGAAGCCCAGCGGCTCTATGCCAATCTGCGACGCGCCTTCGCGTATCTGTTACTGATCCATGCACCGCTGGTGCTGGTCGCCGCGTTGTTACCACTGGCAGGTCAGCCCGCCCTCCTCCTGCCGGTGCACATCGTCTGGCTGGAACTGGTGATTCATCCCACTGCGCTGCTGGCCTTTCAGGGGCACTCCGATGGACGCCCCCGCCTCGACCCAGCAGCCATCGCCACGTTCTTCACGACCTCAGAACTTTGGAGTCTGGGAGCAACAGGACTGATGACTACCTCCGGCCTCTGCCTGTGGGTGATCGCCCAGCGTGCGTCGGGGCTGCTGGATCCAGGGTTGCTGCATGGGGTGATCGTCGCCAGTCTCATCTGCATCAGTACCTGGGCTGCGATCGTGCAGGGAGCGTTGGGAAGTGCTGCAGGACGCTGGATCGTGGGGCTCGCACTCGCCAGCGGAGTCCTGCTGATGCAATGGCCCACGAGTGCCAGCATCCTGGCGGTCGCGCCGTTGCCCTGGCCCTGGTGGGTCGTGGTGTTCGGTGGTGCGGGGATGGCAGTGGGCGGAAGCTCGCGACTGCTGCAGCTACTCAGCCGCGCTGTCAGGCGCTGA